A region of Diospyros lotus cultivar Yz01 chromosome 3, ASM1463336v1, whole genome shotgun sequence DNA encodes the following proteins:
- the LOC127797650 gene encoding probable inactive receptor kinase At4g23740 has translation MGCINLIFSAIFFLELVFLQVGTEPVEDKEALLDFIQKIPHSRRLNWDESSSPCGNWTGVTCNHDKSRVITVRLPGYGFRGPIPSKTLGRLSALQLLSLRSNQISAPFPSDFSQLENLNSLYLQFNAFSGPLPLNFSVWKDLSVINLSNNGFNGSIPSSLANLTHLEALNLANNSFSGEIPALNVPSLQVLDLSNNNLTGNIPRSLQRFASSAFSGNNLSTENSAPPLPPVPPTTAQPSKKSKKLSEPAILGIIIGGCALGFLAVAVLLIVCNSGAEDKNGVPAKTQKKNKEESKKKSVSGSQEGNGRLSFFEGCNFAFDLEDLLRASAEVLGKGTFGTTYRAALEDSTTVVVKRLKEVGVARREFEQQMEIVGSIRHENVAALRAYYYSKDEKLVVYDYYSLGSVSALLHAKSGEHQTPLDWETRLRIAIGAARGIAHIHSQNGGKLIHGNIKSSNIFLNSQQCGCVSDLGLATLMSPMTPPLKQTAGYRAPEVTDPMKVSQASDVYSYGVLLLELLTGKSPTRASGGEEVVHLVRWVHSVVREEWTAEVFDVELLKLPNIEEEMVEMLQIGLACASRMPEQRPKMTDIVRRVEDIRHGNRPSSEQSERSTPTLTPPEMGDSSVSK, from the exons ATGGGTTGCATCAACCTCATTTTCTCGGCAATTTTCTTCCTAGAACTTGTTTTCCTGCAAGTGGGCACAGAGCCGGTAGAAGATAAAGAAGCCTTGCTTGATTTCATACAGAAAATTCCTCACTCTCGCCGTCTCAATTGGGATGAGAGTTCCTCACCCTGCGGTAACTGGACTGGAGTGACTTGCAATCACGATAAATCAAGAGTTATTACTGTTCGATTGCCTGGGTATGGATTTCGTGGTCCAATCCCTTCGAAGACTCTTGGCCGGTTATCAGCACTTCAATTATTGAGTCTAAGATCAAATCAAATATCAGCTCCTTTTCCTTCTGATTTCTCCCAACTTGAAAACCTAAACTCACTGTATCTTCAATTCAATGCCTTTAGTGGCCCTTTGCCTTTGAATTTCTCAGTTTGGAAGGATCTCTCAGTGATCAATCTGTCGAACAATGGTTTTAATGGTAGCATCCCTTCTTCACTTGCAAATTTAACTCACCTTGAGGCTCTGAATCTCGCTAACAATTCATTTTCCGGTGAAATACCTGCCCTGAATGTCCCTAGCTTGCAAGTGTTGGATTTATCCAACAATAATCTTACTGGCAACATACCTCGTTCTCTTCAAAGATTTGCAAGTTCGGCCTTCTCAGGTAACAATCTTTCCACAGAAAATTCAGCCCCTCCGCTTCCTCCAGTTCCTCCGACCACTGCTCAACCATCAAAGAAGTCCAAGAAACTTAGTGAACCTGCGATTCTGGGAATCATAATTGGTGGCTGTGCTCTGGGGTTTTTGGCGGTTGCCGTTCTTCTGATTGTTTGCAACTCGGGTGCTGAAGATAAAAATGGGGTCCCTGCCAAGACacagaagaaaaataaagaagagtCTAAGAAGAAATCGGTATCTGGGAGCCAAGAGGGTAATGGCAGGCTCTCATTCTTTGAGGGTTGCAATTTTGCATTTGACCTGGAAGATCTGTTAAGGGCTTCTGCAGAGGTGCTTGGCAAGGGGACATTCGGGACAACCTATAGGGCAGCGTTGGAGGATTCAACAACAGTCGTGGTGAAGAGGTTGAAGGAAGTGGGCGTGGCAAGGCGAGAATTCGAGCAGCAGATGGAAATTGTTGGAAGTATTAGGCACGAAAATGTTGCTGCACTGCGAGCATATTACTATTCCAAGGACGAAAAGCTCGTAGTTTATGACTACTATAGCTTGGGAAGTGTATCTGCATTGTTACACG CTAAAAGTGGCGAACACCAGACTCCCCTTGACTGGGAAACACGACTGCGAATCGCAATTGGTGCAGCGAGAGGAATTGCTCATATCCACTCACAAAATGGTGGAAAGCTCATCCACGGGAACATAAAATCTTCGAACATTTTCCTCAACTCCCAACAATGCGGTTGTGTTTCTGATCTCGGCTTGGCCACGCTGATGAGCCCGATGACTCCACCACTCAAGCAGACTGCAGGGTACCGGGCGCCAGAAGTAACAGACCCAATGAAAGTATCCCAGGCATCCGATGTTTACAGCTATGGAGTCTTGCTCCTCGAACTTCTCACCGGTAAGTCTCCAACCCGAGCCTCGGGTGGCGAGGAGGTTGTGCACTTGGTGAGATGGGTCCATTCTGTGGTGAGGGAAGAGTGGACTGCCGAAGTGTTCGATGTGGAGCTATTGAAGCTCCCAAACATAGAGGAAGAGATGGTGGAAATGTTGCAGATAGGGCTGGCTTGTGCATCCAGGATGCCGGAGCAGAGGCCTAAAATGACAGATATAGTAAGAAGGGTGGAGGATATCCGGCATGGAAACCGGCCATCCTCTGAACAATCAGAACGTTCAACACCAACACTGACACCACCGGAGATGGGAGACTCTTCTGTTTCAAAGTGA
- the LOC127797649 gene encoding potassium transporter 26-like encodes MSSKVEDDPENGGRGSENGSDRQLYEGMVQHQDAMDRVLSFTKIYQPHVNKAKKYNGMQTLVLAYQSLGVVYGDLGTSPLNVISSINLSNPNEEDLLGILSLIVWTLTLLVLIKYVFIVLYANDHGEGGTFALYSYLCRHIKFKSKFTIRSTRLESDESMRYYSTRNSAFKSKAKRFLEGSSTAQSILTFVVLLGTCMVIGDGALTPATCVLSALQGIQSRSSKFTQENVVLLSVILLVALFAFQRCGTSKVSFSFSPVMVMWFVSNVGIGIYNIIVHRPSILRGLSPHYIYNFFLRNGKSAWDLLGAVFLSITGAEAMFADLGHFDKRAIQLAFTSFVYPALVLTYAGEAAYLVKNPTRIREAYYSSIPDRLYWPMFVVATLSAVVASQSMISASFSIIKQSLALGCFPRVTMLHTSSKHEGQVYSPEINFILMILCVTLVVGFKGGIELSNAYGVVVIWVMMITTCLTALVMLVIWDSNFLLICLFFVPCILLEAVYMTSLLNKIPQGGWVPFAISAFFLVIMLSWTYGRTKKSIYEGERKISLPELSQMVSDPRLFRTPGICFFCTDLVNGIPPIIRRYIEHTGSVREILVIITVRTLPVKTVLPEERLVMGRLGIEGVYRCLVQYGYKDPVTMEGDGFEGSVVEKLQETAETAGEKLKLEAAAEKGAVFVTGRTILTSKKEKGWIERFVIDCLYRFLQKNSRAATSSMQVPVESTLQVGMLYEI; translated from the exons AAATATAACGGGATGCAGACATTGGTGCTGGCATACCAATCTCTTGGAGTTGTGTATGGAGACCTTGGGACTTCTCCTCTAAATGTCATCTCTTCCATCAACCTCTCAAACCCTAACGAAGAAGATCTTTTGGGGATTCTCAGCCTCATCGTCTGGACTCTAACTCTTCTGGTTTTGATCAAATACGTCTTCATCGTTCTCTATGCCAATGATCATGGGGAAGGCGGCACCTTCGCTCTTTACTCGTATCTTTGCAGACATATCAAGTTCAAGAGCAAATTCACCATTAGAAGCACACGGCTGGAGTCTGATGAGAGCATGAGATATTACAGTACCAGAAATAGTGCTTTCAAGTCCAAGGCTAAGAGGTTTCTCGAGGGAAGCTCCACAGCTCAGTCCATTCTTACTTTTGTGGTGCTTCTTGGGACCTGCATGGTCATCGGCGACGGAGCTCTAACTCCGGCAACTTGTG TTCTCTCAGCCCTTCAAGGGATCCAATCACGCtcctcaaaattcacacaag AAAATGTAGTTTTACTGTCGGTGATCCTTCTGGTGGCTCTGTTTGCTTTCCAGAGATGTGGAACCAGTAAAGTTAGCTTCTCCTTCAGTCCCGTTATGGTAATGTGGTTTGTTTCCAATGTTGGAATTGGAATCTACAACATTATAGTACACCGGCCATCGATTCTTAGGGGATTATCACCTCACtacatttataatttctttctGAGAAATGGCAAGAGCGCTTGGGATCTCCTTGGTGCTGTGTTCTTGAGCATTACAG GTGCTGAAGCTATGTTTGCCGATTTAGGCCACTTTGACAAAAGAGCGATTCAG CTGGCTTTCACTTCCTTTGTTTATCCGGCATTAGTGCTCACCTACGCCGGCGAAGCAGCTTATTTAGTGAAAAACCCTACAAGGATCAGAGAAGCCTATTATAGCTCCATTCCCGATCGGTTATACTGGCCAATGTTCGTCGTAGCAACCCTCTCCGCCGTCGTTGCCAGTCAGTCAATGATCTCGGCGAGCTTCTCCATTATCAAACAGTCTCTAGCTCTTGGTTGCTTCCCTCGAGTTACCATGCTCCATACTTCTTCCAAGCACGAAGGTCAAGTCTACTCTCCAGAAATCAACTTCATTCTCATGATCCTCTGCGTAACGCTAGTCGTTGGGTTCAAAGGCGGCATTGAACTCTCAAATGCTTATG GTGTGGTGGTGATATGGGTGATGATGATAACAACCTGTTTGACGGCGTTGGTGATGCTGGTAATCTGGGACTCCAACTTTCTCCTCATCTGCCTCTTCTTCGTTCCATGCATTCTTCTCGAAGCCGTGTATATGACCTCTCTTCTCAACAAAATCCCGCAAGGAGGCTGGGTTCCATTCGCCATCTCAGCTTTCTTCCTCGTCATCATGCTTTCATGGACCTACGGAAGAACCAAGAAGAGCATCTACGAAGGCGAGAGGAAGATCAGCTTGCCGGAACTCAGCCAAATGGTATCGGATCCTCGCCTGTTTCGAACTCCCGGAATCTGCTTCTTCTGCACTGACCTCGTCAACGGCATCCCGCCCATCATCCGGCGGTACATCGAGCACACCGGCTCGGTCCGCGAGATCTTGGTGATCATCACGGTGAGAACGCTGCCGGTCAAAACCGTGCTGCCGGAGGAGCGGCTGGTGATGGGGAGACTGGGAATAGAAGGAGTTTACCGGTGCCTGGTTCAGTACGGGTACAAGGATCCAGTCACCATGGAGGGGGATGGTTTTGAGGGTTCGGTGGTGGAGAAGCTGCAGGAAACGGCGGAAACGGCCGGCGAGAAGTTGAAGTTGGAGGCGGCGGCGGAGAAGGGGGCTGTGTTCGTGACAGGGCGAACTATTCTGACATCGAAGAAGGAGAAAGGATGGATTGAACGGTTCGTGATTGACTGCTTGTACAGGTTTCTGCAGAAGAATAGCAGAGCGGCGACTTCGTCGATGCAAGTTCCGGTGGAGAGTACTTTGCAAGTGGGAATGCTTTACGAGATCTGA